The Oscillatoria acuminata PCC 6304 genomic interval CCTCAATCTCGATGAGATTCTGCAAACCACGGTAGAACAAGTGCGTCAGCTACTCCAGTCCCATCGGGTTCTGGTGTATCAGTTTTCGCCAACGATGGAGGGGAAAGTGGTGGCGGAATCGGTGGAGTCAGGGTATTCGGGGATTTTGGGCACCCAGGTTCGGGATAGCTGCTTTGAAAAAATGGACAAAACTGCCTATCTAAATGGGCGCAAGCAGGTGATTGCGGATATCTATCAAGCTGGATTAACTCCTTGCCATCAGCAGCTATTGGAGCAGTTTCAGGTGCGAGCAAATCTCGTGGTCCCGATCTGCATTCAGGTAGACCCTGCTCACCCCCATCTTTGGGGCTTGCTGATTGCCCAACACTGCAATGAACCGCGACCCTGGCAGGCATCAGAAATTGATTTATTGGATAAAATTTCGGTGCATATTGCGATCGCCATCCATCAAGCCCAACTTTACCAAGATACACAAATTGAACTCGCTGAACGTCGCAGGGCAGAAGCGGCCCTGCGTTCCAGTGAACAATTATATGCCACCTTAGCGGAAGCCTCTCCCGTAGGTATTTTTCGCACGGATCCGGGAGGAAAATGTATTTACATCAACGATCGCGCTTGTGAAATGCTGGGGTTATCTCGACAAGCTGCCCTCGGCGAGGGTTGGTTCCAAGCTTTGCATCCCCAGGACTACGCTCGTGTCGTCGCGGAATGGGCCAAATCAACCCAATTCAAAACCCCCTTTGCCTGCGAATATCGTTTTTGCCGTCCCAATGGGCAGGTGAGTTGGGTCTTTGGTCAAACCATTGCTGAAATTGGCCCCGATCAAGAATTGATGGGCTACATCGGGACGGTTACGGATATCAGCGATCGCAAACAAGCCGAACAAGCCCTAAGAACCTTGAATGTCGAACTCGAAATGAGAGTTTCTCAGCGAACTGAGCAATTAGAAAAAACTGTTCAACAATTACAGGGAGAAATCGAGCAACGACAACAGGCACAACAAGAACTGCTCTTGGTCAAAGAACGCTTGCAATATTTACTCTGGGCCAGCCCCACGATTATTTATAGCTGTCAAGTTCAAGACCCTTACACCACCACCTTTATCAGCTATAACGTCATCCATATCTTAGGATATGAACCCAAACAATTCCTGAACAATCCACAATTTTGGTGGGATTGCATTCATCCGGAAGATGTGGAGATTGTCGAGACCGGGTTCTCGGAGATATCCACTCGCCAAAACCTGAGTCTGGAATACCGATTGCGCCATGCCGATGGCCGCTATCGCTGGGTCCAGGACGATTTTCGGGTCGTCCGAAATGCTCAAGGTCAAGTAATGGAAATTGTCGGGTCTTGTGTTGATATTAGCGATCGCAAATTGGCCGAGAGTGAACTGCAAGAAAGCGAAGCCCAACTCAGTAACTTTTTCGAGAGTGCTAACGATTTGATTCAAACCGTTGATGCTCAGGGAAAAATTCTGTCCGTCAATCGCGCTTGGCGTGAAACCCTGGGCTACAGCCAGGAAGAAGTCCAGCACCTCTCCATGTCGGACATCATTCATCCCCACTGCAACTCACGCTATTATCAACTCTTAAGTACCCTCAACGGAGGCTGCACTCAAACGGTTACCTTTGAAATTAAAGCCCTGAAAAGCAACGGAAGATCTGTCTTTTTAGAAGGAAAACTCTCCTTGGAAATTGATGAAAATCCTTCCATAATTCACGGCGTATTTCGAGATATCACTCGGCGAAAAATTGATGAAGTAAAGCTGAAAAGACAAGCGGAAGTTTTACAAACAATTTTTGATAATATTCCCCTCATGCTGGTATTTTTTGATCAGGAAGGTCAAATCCAGCTTCTCAATCCAGCCCTGGAAAAAACCCTGGGTTGGTCTTTGGCTGAAGCGCAAACCGAAGATACCTTGGTGAAGTGCTATCCCGACCCGGAAGAACGCCAAAAGGTCCTGGATGGGATTGAGGGAGGTACAGGGAAGTGGATTGAGGTGAAAGCCCGAACCCGCCAGGGGAGAGAGATGGACGCGGCTTGGGCCAATATCCGACTCTCCGATGGCAGTGGGATTGGCATTGGACAGGATATCACCGAACGGAAGGGCTCGGAAGCAGCCTTGCGCGACAGTGAGAAGTTATTCCGTTCCACCTTTAATGGGGCCACCATCGGACTGGTTCATAGCAATATCAAGGGTCAGTTTCTGCGAGTCAACCAAAAATACTGTGAAATTCTCGGATATTCTCAGGAAGAATTGCTGCTTAAAAGCTGGAGAGATATTATTCATCCTGATGATGTGGAGGAGAACATTAAGTGTCTGAATCGGGTGATCATCGGAGAGACCCGTGAGTCTTTCTGTGAGACTCGGTATTATCGGCAGGATGGGTCAATAATTTGGGCGTCTCTGACGGTATGCCTCGTGAGTCAACCTTCCGGAGAACCAGACTATTTTATTGCCGCTGTGGAAGATATTACCGATCGCAAAAAAGCAGAAGCTGAAAAAGAAAAACGCGATCGCTATCTGACTGCATTAGTGGAAATTCAACATCAATTATTAAATTCCTCGGTCGATACCAACCTCTACGAACTCATCATGAGTATTCTGGGACCCGTCTCCGGTGCCAGTCGCCTCTATATTTTTGAAAATTCCCGCGATTCCCAAGGTTGTTTAGTCACCAGCCAAAAAGCGGAATGGTGCGCCGAAGGCATTGAGTCCCAATGGGACAATCCCGACTTACAAAATTGCCCCTACGACGAATTTTTCACCAGGCTGCCCAATACCCTGGGGAAGGGGGAAATCCTTGAAGGCATTGTTACTAATTTTTCAGACTCAGAACGCTTAGTTTTAGAACCCCAAGGGATTCAAGCCATTCTGTTGTTACCCTTGATGGTAAATGGGGACTTTTTTGGCTTTATCGGCTTTGATAATTGCATCGAAGCCCAGCCTTGGGACACCTTAGAAGTCAGTTTATTAAGTTCCGCAGCAGCGGCGATCGCCCTGGCAAAAGAACGTCAACTCACCCAAGCCGCCCTCGCCCGTCAGTTGGCTGCGGTAGAAGCCACTACCGATGGCATCGGCATTCTCAATGAAAACAGCGAATACATTTATTTGAATTCCGCTCATGCGAAAATCTTTGGATATGACGACCCCAAAGATTTGCTGGGTAAAACCTGGAAAGAGTTATACTATCCGGAAGAGGGGGACAAAATAGAAAAGGAAGTTTTTTCAGTGTTGGGAGCATCGGGACAATGGAGTGGGGAAACCTTGGCTAAAAGACGAGACGGCACCACTTTTCCTGAAGAAATTTCCCTCACCTTAATTGCTGGGGGGGGATTAATTTGCGTCGCTCGGGATATTACAACCCGTAAACAATCTGAGCAACAAATTAAAGCCTCCCTTCATGAAAAAGAGGTCTTGCTCAAAGAAATTCATCATCGGGTCAAAAATAACCTGCAAATCATCCACAGTTTATTGAAGCTGCAATCCAGCTACACGAAAGACCCCCAAGCGCTGCAAATGTTCCGGGATAGCCAAAACCGCATCCGGTCGATGGCCTTGATTCACGAACTGTTATATCGCTCCCATAACTTAGCCAGCATTAATTTTGCTGAATACATCAACCAGTTAACCACGAATTTATTGCGGGCCTATAATATAACCGTTCATTCTCAGCCAGAAATTCTCATTAATGTCGATGCCATTGAATTAGGCATTGATACCGCGATTCCTTGTGGATTAATGATTAATGAATTAATCACCAATGCCTTTAAATATGCCTTTGTCGATGGGTTTAAAGGTAGGATCAGCATTGATTTCCATAAAGATGGGTCCGACACTTACGAACTAAAAATTGCCGACAATGGGGTCGGACTGCCTGCGGACTTGGATTTCCGGAATACTGAATCCTTAGGGTTGAAATTAGTCTGTAACCTCACTCGGCAACTGGATGGAGAAATCAGCCTTGACCGCAGTCAAGGAAGCTGCTTCACGATTCGATTTCAAGAATTAACTTACCAACCTAGAGGATAAAAAAGTGGACAAGATGATTACAGTTTTAGTCGTTGAAGATGAACTGATTACTGCCATCGACATTCAAAGTAGTTTAGAAAACTTAGGGTATCAGGTTCCCCCCATCGCCTCTACGGGGCAAGAAGCCCTAGCTCAAGTCGCGAAATTTCAGCCGGATATTATCCTAATGGATATTGTCATTAAAGGAGAAATAGATGGGATTGAAACGGCTAAATTGATTCGCGATCGCCAGCAAATTCCGATTATTTTTCTCACCGCTTATTCCGATGATGCCACCTTAGCCCGGGCGGGAATTAGTGAACCCTTTGGCTACTTACTCAAACCCTTTGACGACCGGGAACTCCATACCACCATTCAAATGGCCCTCAAACGCTATCAGGCTGAAGCGAAAATCCGTAAAGAGCGAGATATCGCCGAACAACTCCAAAAAGAAGCCGAAAATCTGGTAGAATTGAATTCTCGCTATATTGCCATGACTTCCCACGAATTCCGCACCCCGATGACAACGATTCACTCCTCATCGGAATTACTGGAACATTACAGTCATAAATGGTCCGAAGAGAAAAAACTCAGCCATCTCAAGCGGATTCAATCCTCGATTAAGACCATGACCAAACTCTTAGATGAAGTCTTGACCATTGGCAAGGCTGACGCGGGTAAACTAGAGTTTAAGCCCATTGATTTAGATATGTTCGACTTAGCTAAAGAACTGGTTGAAGAACTGCATTTGTCTACGGATAAACCTCGGATCAATTTGCAGGTATTTGGGGAGATTGAACAGGCCATTTTAGACCCCAAATTACTGCGTCACATCTTGACAAATCTGCTGTCCAATGCTTTAAAATATTCTCCGGCTGGGGGAACGGTTAATTTTACCCTGACCCGTCAAGAGGAATACCTAATCCTGTCCGTGCAAGATTCAGGAATTGGGATTCCCGAATCCGATTTAATCCATCTGTTTGAATCCTTTCAACGGGCGAGTAATGTTGGCAGTCTTCCCGGGACTGGTTTGGGATTGGCGATCGTGAAAAAGTGCGTCGATCGCCACAATGGAACCATTACGGTCAACAGTACCGTCGGGGTTGGCACCACTTTCACGGTCACCTTACCAATGCATTCCCCCGTTGCTTCCGTCATCCCCGTGATTGGATCCAGTTTGCCCTAAAAAAAGCGAGCAAGATGCTCCCACCAATTCTCAACTAAGGGCCAGAAGCCCTATTTTTTTGCCCCTAGGTCGTTAGTACAGTATTAAGGGGATTGCAAAATATAAATCATCCAACCCTTCCACTGAAAAAACGGTATGTGTAGGGGCGCAATGCGCAGGCCCTCCGGAGGGCCTGCGCATTGCGCCCCTACATTCACGGGGCTACTCCGTTGATCCGTAGATTTTTTGTCAAGTTGGCTGTGTTACCATACCACTAAACCATCTTTTGTACGCCCAATGAAAAAAATTTTAGTGATTGAAGACGAAACAGGGGTTCGCGAAAATCTCCTGGATTTATTGGATGCCGAAGATTTCGAGGCGATCGCCGCTGAAAATGGTCGCGAAGGAATTGAATTAGCAAAAGAAAAATTGCCGGATTTGATTTTATGCGATGTCACGATGCCTGAACTCGATGGATATGCCGTCCTCACCGAATTGCGCCAAGACCCAGCAACGTCCATGATTCCATTTATCTTTCTCACCGCCAAAGCGGAAAAAAGGGATACCCGAAAAGGCATGGAACTCGGTGCCGATGATTATTTAACCAAACCCTTCACCCGAGAGGATATTTTGGCCGCCATTTCCACACGCCTGGAAAAATACAATATTACTCAAAAAAACACTGAACAAAAACTCCAAACATTAACCCAAAGTATTGCCCAGGCCCTGCCTCACGAATTTCGGACTCCCATGAATGGCATTCTCGGCTATACAGAAGTGTTATTGCAGGATATAGAGAGCTACGATAAAGCCGAGATCCAGGAGATGTTGGAAGGAATACAAATTTCCGCCAAGCGATTGTATAGGCTGGTTCAAAATTATTTACTCTATGCTGATCTAGAAATTGCCATTCACCAACCTCAGCGCATGGAATATCTCCGCGACCTGGCGATGAGTGGGGCGCTCAGTATGATTTCAAATAGTGTTGGAGAAAAAGCCAAACAGACCTGTCGAGAAGCTGATATTCAGATTGATATCGAAAATGCCTTTGTAAAAATTTCCGAACACCACCTTTATAAAATTGTTGAAGAATTGGTGGATAATGCTTGCAAGTATTCTGAACCGGGGACGCCGATCGCAGTTAAGGGAGAGGTGAACGGAACTGCATCTTATACCCTATCAGTAACCGACCGAGGTCGAGGCATGACTCGGGAGCAAATTGCCAATCACGGGGCCTATATTCAGTTCGATCGCAAACTTTATGAACAACAAGGATCGGGATTGGGAATTGCGATCGCCAAACGACTCGCCGAATTATATGAGGGAACTTTAACCATTAAGAGCATCCCTAATCAAGAAACAACAATTTCCGTGGTTCTGCCCATTGACCTTAACTTTTCAAGTGAAGAATTATGAACTCGATTAGGGAACTCCAAAAAATAAAATATCCAAAACGTTCGTTCGTAGTGACGGATCAACGGAGTAACCCCGTCATTGTAGGGGCGCAATGCGCAGGCCCTCCGGAGGGCCTGCGCATTGCGCCCCTACACATACCTTTGAACGGTTGGATGATTTATATTTTGCAATCCCCTTAGCACAAAAGGTTGAGAGAATAGGGATCATCTCAATTTGGTATCAAAGGGGAATTTATACGTCTTGCTCCCCCTTCCCTCTTAGGGAAGGGGGCTGGGAGGTTAGGTCTCTTTGCCAAATTGAGATGCTCCCAGAGAATATAGCTACTCAGG includes:
- a CDS encoding hybrid sensor histidine kinase/response regulator, whose protein sequence is MKKILVIEDETGVRENLLDLLDAEDFEAIAAENGREGIELAKEKLPDLILCDVTMPELDGYAVLTELRQDPATSMIPFIFLTAKAEKRDTRKGMELGADDYLTKPFTREDILAAISTRLEKYNITQKNTEQKLQTLTQSIAQALPHEFRTPMNGILGYTEVLLQDIESYDKAEIQEMLEGIQISAKRLYRLVQNYLLYADLEIAIHQPQRMEYLRDLAMSGALSMISNSVGEKAKQTCREADIQIDIENAFVKISEHHLYKIVEELVDNACKYSEPGTPIAVKGEVNGTASYTLSVTDRGRGMTREQIANHGAYIQFDRKLYEQQGSGLGIAIAKRLAELYEGTLTIKSIPNQETTISVVLPIDLNFSSEEL
- a CDS encoding PAS domain S-box protein, which produces MPISEPAIPVLNLEAAIAHVPVCVPPHTPVNEVLKQMNRVQSTSCHLDQSSSSTLNSKTLSSCAVVQENDNFLGILIERDLVKLIASGQSLESITVGEVINPSPGVRQSQLQHIFSVLPLLRQYHISHLPILDESDGFMGIISTETLREILQPTNLLQLRQVAEVMTPQIISANPTTSLLDIAKLMISNQVSCVMICQSGEGKITQLGTGNPGDIMPLGIITEGDLIQIQGLEIDLNRTPVEQMMSSPVFAIAPEDSLWIALQKMQQHHVGRLAVTGIRGELLGIITQTTLLNSLNPLEMYKVIDVMQDTISTLEAEKIELLQNRTIELEKRVRWRTAEQEQLIASLEASSQRDRLLAQVSLQIRKSLNLDEILQTTVEQVRQLLQSHRVLVYQFSPTMEGKVVAESVESGYSGILGTQVRDSCFEKMDKTAYLNGRKQVIADIYQAGLTPCHQQLLEQFQVRANLVVPICIQVDPAHPHLWGLLIAQHCNEPRPWQASEIDLLDKISVHIAIAIHQAQLYQDTQIELAERRRAEAALRSSEQLYATLAEASPVGIFRTDPGGKCIYINDRACEMLGLSRQAALGEGWFQALHPQDYARVVAEWAKSTQFKTPFACEYRFCRPNGQVSWVFGQTIAEIGPDQELMGYIGTVTDISDRKQAEQALRTLNVELEMRVSQRTEQLEKTVQQLQGEIEQRQQAQQELLLVKERLQYLLWASPTIIYSCQVQDPYTTTFISYNVIHILGYEPKQFLNNPQFWWDCIHPEDVEIVETGFSEISTRQNLSLEYRLRHADGRYRWVQDDFRVVRNAQGQVMEIVGSCVDISDRKLAESELQESEAQLSNFFESANDLIQTVDAQGKILSVNRAWRETLGYSQEEVQHLSMSDIIHPHCNSRYYQLLSTLNGGCTQTVTFEIKALKSNGRSVFLEGKLSLEIDENPSIIHGVFRDITRRKIDEVKLKRQAEVLQTIFDNIPLMLVFFDQEGQIQLLNPALEKTLGWSLAEAQTEDTLVKCYPDPEERQKVLDGIEGGTGKWIEVKARTRQGREMDAAWANIRLSDGSGIGIGQDITERKGSEAALRDSEKLFRSTFNGATIGLVHSNIKGQFLRVNQKYCEILGYSQEELLLKSWRDIIHPDDVEENIKCLNRVIIGETRESFCETRYYRQDGSIIWASLTVCLVSQPSGEPDYFIAAVEDITDRKKAEAEKEKRDRYLTALVEIQHQLLNSSVDTNLYELIMSILGPVSGASRLYIFENSRDSQGCLVTSQKAEWCAEGIESQWDNPDLQNCPYDEFFTRLPNTLGKGEILEGIVTNFSDSERLVLEPQGIQAILLLPLMVNGDFFGFIGFDNCIEAQPWDTLEVSLLSSAAAAIALAKERQLTQAALARQLAAVEATTDGIGILNENSEYIYLNSAHAKIFGYDDPKDLLGKTWKELYYPEEGDKIEKEVFSVLGASGQWSGETLAKRRDGTTFPEEISLTLIAGGGLICVARDITTRKQSEQQIKASLHEKEVLLKEIHHRVKNNLQIIHSLLKLQSSYTKDPQALQMFRDSQNRIRSMALIHELLYRSHNLASINFAEYINQLTTNLLRAYNITVHSQPEILINVDAIELGIDTAIPCGLMINELITNAFKYAFVDGFKGRISIDFHKDGSDTYELKIADNGVGLPADLDFRNTESLGLKLVCNLTRQLDGEISLDRSQGSCFTIRFQELTYQPRG
- a CDS encoding hybrid sensor histidine kinase/response regulator, with protein sequence MITVLVVEDELITAIDIQSSLENLGYQVPPIASTGQEALAQVAKFQPDIILMDIVIKGEIDGIETAKLIRDRQQIPIIFLTAYSDDATLARAGISEPFGYLLKPFDDRELHTTIQMALKRYQAEAKIRKERDIAEQLQKEAENLVELNSRYIAMTSHEFRTPMTTIHSSSELLEHYSHKWSEEKKLSHLKRIQSSIKTMTKLLDEVLTIGKADAGKLEFKPIDLDMFDLAKELVEELHLSTDKPRINLQVFGEIEQAILDPKLLRHILTNLLSNALKYSPAGGTVNFTLTRQEEYLILSVQDSGIGIPESDLIHLFESFQRASNVGSLPGTGLGLAIVKKCVDRHNGTITVNSTVGVGTTFTVTLPMHSPVASVIPVIGSSLP